A genomic segment from Pyxidicoccus trucidator encodes:
- a CDS encoding M14 family zinc carboxypeptidase codes for MTELLTRAEASKYTQTSRHSDVLAFVDELCRRTKLVRRVDFGKSGEGQPLVALIVSDRNCFTPELARKQKKVIVLVEANIHAGEVEGKEALLALTRDLTLTKLGKKLLDRLCLVLVPNFNPDGNDRISPNNRKLNLKDLEGQVNPEGGVGMRYTGEGWNLNRDNMKQEAPETRALASLHQTWWPHVFIDCHTTDGSIHACDLTFDTSHSNEPLFAELREYNREMLERVSKAVKGRHDFDSFWYGNYKVEGDPNSGWHTYPALPRFGSHYRGLLGRIDVLLETYSYIDFPRRCAVIRAWLLELLRDAAKHATAYRAITAAEEERIIARGESPDPQALVGINYGVATRDEKGALVFEYPAHAKPGDVAHILAYDEASIAARRYPGKKKRTYRIPHYRTFIPTQAVSTPAGYLVPAELATRLEGHGIRFERLTSARRFTVDSYLVARREETFSPDVAANVPPPGEAEVPLSQKPKPVRFETVLTVAPERTTREFPEGMLYVPTAQRAGTLAVYLLEPHSDDGFCRWQFLDGMIKSGELFPIHRVVEPVNAPKKAE; via the coding sequence ATGACTGAGCTGCTCACCCGCGCCGAAGCCTCGAAGTACACGCAGACCTCTCGTCACTCGGATGTGCTCGCCTTCGTGGATGAGCTCTGCCGTCGCACGAAGCTCGTCCGGCGCGTGGACTTCGGGAAGAGCGGCGAGGGCCAGCCCCTGGTCGCCCTCATCGTGAGCGACCGCAACTGCTTCACGCCGGAGCTGGCGCGCAAGCAGAAGAAAGTCATCGTGCTGGTGGAGGCCAACATCCACGCTGGCGAGGTGGAGGGCAAGGAGGCCCTGCTCGCCCTGACCCGGGACCTCACGCTGACGAAGCTCGGCAAGAAGCTGCTGGACCGGCTGTGCCTGGTGCTGGTCCCCAACTTCAACCCGGATGGCAATGACCGCATCAGCCCCAACAACCGCAAGCTGAACCTCAAGGACCTGGAGGGCCAGGTGAACCCCGAGGGCGGCGTGGGCATGCGCTACACGGGCGAGGGCTGGAACCTCAACCGCGACAACATGAAGCAGGAGGCGCCGGAGACGCGCGCGCTCGCCTCGCTGCACCAGACGTGGTGGCCCCACGTGTTCATCGACTGCCACACCACCGACGGCAGCATCCACGCCTGCGACCTCACCTTCGACACCTCGCACTCCAACGAGCCCCTCTTCGCGGAGCTGCGCGAGTACAACCGCGAGATGCTGGAGCGCGTCTCCAAGGCCGTGAAGGGGCGCCACGACTTCGACAGCTTCTGGTACGGCAACTACAAGGTGGAGGGCGACCCGAACTCCGGCTGGCACACCTACCCCGCGCTGCCCCGCTTCGGCAGCCACTACCGGGGGCTGCTCGGCCGCATCGACGTGCTGCTGGAGACGTACAGCTACATCGACTTCCCGCGCCGCTGCGCGGTGATACGGGCGTGGCTGCTGGAGCTGCTGCGCGACGCGGCGAAGCACGCCACCGCGTACCGCGCCATCACCGCCGCCGAGGAGGAGCGCATCATCGCGCGCGGCGAGTCGCCCGACCCGCAGGCGCTGGTGGGCATCAACTACGGCGTCGCCACGCGTGACGAGAAGGGCGCGCTCGTCTTCGAGTACCCCGCCCACGCGAAGCCCGGCGACGTGGCCCACATCCTCGCCTACGACGAGGCGAGCATCGCCGCGCGGCGCTACCCCGGGAAGAAGAAGCGCACGTACCGCATCCCCCACTACCGGACGTTCATCCCCACCCAGGCGGTGAGCACCCCGGCGGGCTACCTCGTCCCGGCGGAGCTGGCGACGCGGCTGGAGGGGCACGGCATCCGCTTCGAGCGCCTGACCTCGGCGCGGCGCTTCACGGTGGACAGCTACCTGGTGGCCCGACGCGAGGAGACCTTCAGCCCCGACGTGGCGGCGAACGTGCCGCCCCCCGGCGAGGCCGAGGTGCCGCTCAGCCAGAAGCCCAAGCCCGTGCGCTTCGAGACGGTGCTCACCGTGGCCCCCGAGCGCACCACACGCGAGTTCCCCGAGGGCATGCTGTACGTGCCCACCGCGCAGCGTGCCGGCACGCTGGCCGTGTACCTGCTCGAACCGCACTCCGATGACGGCTTCTGCCGCTGGCAGTTCCTCGACGGGATGATCAAGAGCGGGGAGCTGTTCCCCATCCACCGCGTCGTCGAGCCCGTCAACGCACCGAAGAAGGCCGAGTAA
- a CDS encoding S41 family peptidase, producing the protein MRHLDFLRAACALLALGAGLVGCATSPPGARPVPVEAPVLLVQDGVPVEAARGTWRSRGYGLLLSVTAAGLKLHHETAAGCYPDPGGEDSLLASLAYLAPGTAADALALLGEPGETRYFFQRIPALPAACEAPVTWTPPRLFDVFAATFTEQYSFFPEYGVDWKARVTAHRPRVTDATDARALFGVFTDMLKGLEDAHTGLIAEVDGEELAFSEGQGLTTKRVEAEALKNGVPAREAKRAWLGVYRDGILQTLLKGAGHHVANQRIFHGRIGDIGYLNVLTMGGVVEGEGSLADERRALKAALDEALTSFQGARAVIVDVSNNRGGHDAVARDIAARFAEARHLAYTKRPRQVDMAPQPFYVEPATGPRFTGPVYLVTSDVTVSAGEIFTLSMRALPNVTHVGTPTRGAFSDVLVKPLPNGWRMELSNELYLDADGKLYEARGIPPEQPLDVFPESDLNGGHAKAVLSLVELAWRGTQSRR; encoded by the coding sequence TTGAGACACCTGGACTTCCTCCGCGCGGCCTGCGCCCTGCTCGCGCTCGGCGCGGGACTCGTGGGCTGTGCCACCTCCCCCCCGGGAGCGCGGCCCGTCCCCGTCGAGGCGCCCGTCCTCCTCGTGCAGGACGGCGTGCCCGTGGAGGCGGCGCGCGGCACCTGGCGCTCTCGCGGCTACGGCCTGCTGCTCTCCGTGACGGCGGCGGGACTGAAGCTGCACCACGAGACGGCGGCCGGCTGCTACCCGGACCCTGGCGGAGAGGACAGCCTGCTGGCGTCACTCGCCTACCTCGCGCCGGGGACAGCGGCGGACGCGCTGGCCCTGCTCGGTGAGCCTGGCGAGACGCGGTACTTCTTCCAGCGCATCCCTGCCCTGCCCGCGGCCTGCGAGGCCCCCGTGACGTGGACACCGCCGCGCCTGTTCGACGTGTTCGCCGCGACCTTCACGGAGCAGTACTCCTTCTTCCCGGAGTACGGCGTGGACTGGAAGGCGCGCGTCACCGCGCATCGCCCGCGAGTCACCGACGCGACGGACGCGCGCGCCCTGTTCGGCGTCTTCACCGACATGCTGAAGGGGCTGGAGGACGCGCATACCGGCCTCATCGCCGAGGTCGACGGCGAGGAGCTGGCCTTCAGCGAGGGCCAGGGGTTGACCACGAAGCGCGTGGAGGCAGAGGCGCTCAAGAACGGCGTCCCGGCCCGCGAGGCGAAGCGGGCGTGGCTGGGCGTGTACCGCGACGGCATCCTCCAGACGCTGCTGAAGGGCGCGGGCCACCACGTGGCGAACCAGCGCATCTTCCACGGGCGCATCGGCGACATCGGCTACCTCAACGTGCTGACGATGGGCGGCGTCGTCGAGGGAGAAGGCTCGCTGGCGGACGAGCGCCGTGCCCTGAAGGCCGCGCTCGACGAGGCGCTCACGTCCTTCCAGGGGGCGCGGGCAGTCATCGTGGACGTGAGCAACAACCGTGGAGGCCATGACGCCGTCGCCCGGGACATCGCCGCGCGCTTCGCGGAGGCGCGGCACCTCGCGTACACCAAGCGGCCCCGACAGGTGGACATGGCGCCGCAGCCCTTCTACGTGGAGCCCGCCACCGGGCCGCGCTTCACCGGGCCCGTGTATCTCGTGACGAGCGACGTCACCGTGAGCGCCGGGGAGATCTTCACCCTCTCCATGCGCGCGCTGCCCAACGTCACGCACGTGGGCACCCCCACCCGGGGCGCCTTCTCCGACGTGCTCGTCAAGCCGCTGCCCAACGGGTGGCGCATGGAGCTGTCCAACGAGCTGTACCTGGACGCGGATGGGAAGCTGTACGAGGCGCGCGGCATCCCTCCCGAGCAGCCCCTCGACGTCTTCCCGGAGAGCGACCTGAACGGCGGGCATGCGAAGGCGGTGCTCTCCCTGGTGGAGCTCGCGTGGCGGGGGACACAGTCTCGAAGGTGA
- a CDS encoding protein kinase domain-containing protein: protein MPAETDDKLRDEGSLPGEEPRTPDSDFGDSLLRAVVQRRPPFRMPAVGERLGGPDGLRFEIIEELGGGAMGQVFRAWDKELQREVALKFLLSAESVGDRPLVSLLRREARAIAHLDHENIVRIFDVSELTGAAGEPRIPCLVMECLEGESLEALLRREPRLGLRRSLEIMSAVAAGLAHAHERGIVHRDLKPSNVFITSQGAVKLLDFGLAHLPTATGSPLPHQPTAGTPSYMAPEQWRGEKQDARTDVWAAGVILFEMLTGKRPYVCGTLDMMRQQILSPEPVSSVRTHVPELPEEVEALVAAALAKDARRRLPSAQELRDWLQRLEERLGPWREQPRTLAPQRRQVTLVSCTLSGLAETLDAEDFSELEAAFHQSSSEIIQRHGGSLTTCVADAVLACFGYPLAEEDDPEHAVRAGMALSHSLPDVLRKQLPHLPLGTLAVGVGLHTEMVAFDDINPELRGRTPTIQGEAPRIAVWLARQAGVDEVILSQATHTLVQRSFDVQSLGIRTFEGLAGERKVERWRVVRARKAVFRFDRALALGTLSPLVDRERELGQLLEWWARAEQGQGALVLLTGEAGIGKSRLIQELRARVPLEGSIHLRCQCWSQFNNSAFYPITAMLQHLFHLDPEGSPRQNLRTLEEQLGAFGLAPEQMALIAAFLSLPVKENYPLLQLSPERQKERTFEALAALLLRVAREQPVLGVVEDLHWADPSTLTLLGYLMEKLEHSRVLLILSARPGSKPPWWEDARLHHLSLERLSAELTGTLVQEAAGGLVLSEEMVSQLVAKTDGIPLFVEEMTHMVLERATTDDAPPSFGTLRSIPVTLHGLLLARLDMLPARQKALAQLCSVVGRCFSLLLLTTLTRRSPAGLRRDVDALVSAGLLQRVEDAELCFQFRHGLLQEAAYQSQLRGTRRQHHSRIAQALVEQFPDWVEAQPELLAHHYTEAGECQAAVQHWARAGIRASLRSANREAVNHLQQALRLLRALPDRDQHIREELQLLIALGIPLSQEQGYRSSDVKQVYSRARELFHQVGESLPHLELSYWGPFGYYFARAEYSLSHELAEQLVDLGQRQDNRELLALGYRMMGADFFTWGRVKQGMEYVERALACSEFTLEEHRALAVRHWTNPRAMALIYASVIDSVTGQEARARNFEREALELSRRIGHPHTLAYVLTYAGVARMMRRDAAGTLKLAEENHALSREHWFRLWLMWSGLLLGWARSELGHPEEGLVQVRCWLGQWRKAGVRAGMPHNIGLLAEVHLRLGQPHEALSAAREGLKWVAAYRESYFESELYRIEGEALRALGRLEEARDSFLQGVRVAYVQGAHGFEQHSLEELDQPRPEAGIQ from the coding sequence ATGCCAGCGGAGACCGATGACAAGCTGCGCGACGAGGGCTCGTTGCCCGGTGAAGAGCCCCGGACCCCGGACTCGGACTTCGGCGACTCCTTGCTGAGGGCGGTGGTGCAACGGCGACCGCCATTCCGGATGCCGGCGGTGGGGGAGCGACTGGGCGGCCCCGACGGGCTGCGCTTCGAAATCATCGAGGAGCTGGGCGGCGGTGCCATGGGGCAGGTCTTCCGTGCCTGGGACAAAGAGCTGCAGCGGGAGGTGGCGCTCAAATTCCTGCTGTCGGCCGAGAGTGTCGGTGATCGCCCGCTGGTCTCACTGCTCCGGCGGGAGGCCCGGGCCATCGCCCACCTGGACCACGAGAACATCGTCCGCATCTTCGACGTGTCCGAGCTGACGGGGGCGGCCGGAGAGCCACGCATCCCCTGTCTCGTCATGGAGTGCCTGGAGGGAGAGTCGCTCGAAGCGCTGCTGCGTCGGGAGCCGCGGCTCGGGCTGCGGCGCTCGCTGGAAATCATGAGCGCGGTGGCCGCGGGGCTGGCGCACGCGCACGAGCGCGGCATCGTCCACCGCGACCTCAAGCCCAGCAATGTCTTCATCACCTCCCAGGGGGCGGTGAAGCTGCTGGACTTCGGGCTGGCCCACCTTCCGACCGCCACCGGCTCGCCGCTTCCGCACCAGCCCACGGCCGGTACGCCGTCCTACATGGCTCCAGAGCAGTGGCGTGGCGAGAAGCAGGACGCCCGCACGGACGTCTGGGCGGCGGGCGTCATCCTCTTCGAGATGCTGACCGGGAAGCGGCCCTACGTGTGCGGCACCCTGGACATGATGCGCCAGCAGATACTCTCTCCGGAGCCCGTATCCTCGGTGCGCACGCACGTGCCGGAGCTGCCCGAGGAGGTGGAGGCACTCGTGGCCGCGGCGCTGGCCAAGGATGCGCGGCGGCGCCTGCCCTCCGCGCAGGAGCTGCGCGACTGGCTGCAGCGGCTGGAGGAGCGGTTGGGGCCCTGGCGCGAGCAGCCTCGCACGTTGGCCCCCCAGCGGAGGCAGGTGACCCTGGTGTCCTGCACGCTCTCCGGGCTGGCGGAGACGCTGGACGCCGAGGACTTCAGCGAGCTGGAGGCCGCCTTCCACCAGAGCAGCTCCGAAATCATCCAGCGGCACGGCGGCTCGCTGACCACCTGCGTGGCGGACGCGGTGCTGGCCTGCTTCGGCTATCCCCTGGCGGAGGAGGACGACCCGGAGCACGCGGTGCGGGCGGGGATGGCGCTGAGCCACTCACTGCCGGACGTGCTGCGCAAGCAGCTCCCCCACCTGCCCCTGGGGACGCTGGCGGTGGGCGTGGGCCTGCACACCGAGATGGTCGCGTTCGATGACATCAACCCGGAGCTGCGCGGACGCACCCCCACCATCCAGGGCGAAGCCCCGCGCATCGCCGTCTGGCTGGCGAGGCAGGCCGGTGTCGATGAGGTCATCCTCAGTCAGGCGACGCACACCCTGGTGCAGCGCTCCTTCGATGTGCAGAGCCTCGGCATCCGCACCTTCGAGGGCCTGGCCGGAGAGCGGAAGGTGGAGCGCTGGCGGGTGGTGCGCGCGCGCAAGGCGGTGTTCCGCTTCGACCGGGCGCTGGCCCTCGGGACGCTCTCTCCGCTGGTGGACCGCGAGCGGGAGCTGGGACAACTGCTGGAGTGGTGGGCGCGGGCCGAGCAGGGCCAGGGGGCGCTCGTCCTCCTCACGGGCGAGGCGGGAATCGGCAAGTCGCGCCTCATCCAGGAGCTGCGTGCACGGGTACCGCTGGAGGGCAGCATCCACCTCCGCTGCCAATGCTGGTCGCAGTTCAACAACAGCGCCTTCTATCCCATCACCGCCATGCTGCAGCACCTGTTCCACCTGGACCCGGAGGGCTCGCCGAGGCAGAACCTGCGTACGCTCGAGGAGCAGCTGGGGGCCTTCGGGCTGGCTCCGGAGCAGATGGCCCTCATCGCTGCCTTCCTCTCGCTGCCCGTCAAGGAGAACTACCCACTCCTCCAGCTATCGCCAGAGCGGCAGAAGGAGCGCACCTTCGAGGCGCTCGCCGCCCTGTTGCTCCGGGTCGCGCGGGAGCAGCCCGTGCTGGGAGTGGTCGAGGACCTGCATTGGGCGGACCCGTCCACGCTGACGCTGCTCGGCTACTTGATGGAGAAGCTGGAACACTCACGGGTGCTCCTCATCCTCAGCGCTCGTCCCGGCAGCAAGCCCCCCTGGTGGGAGGATGCGCGGCTGCACCACCTGTCCCTGGAGCGGCTGTCAGCGGAGCTGACCGGGACGCTGGTGCAGGAGGCGGCGGGTGGGCTCGTCCTGTCCGAGGAGATGGTGAGTCAACTGGTGGCCAAGACGGACGGCATCCCCCTCTTCGTTGAGGAGATGACGCACATGGTGTTGGAGCGCGCCACCACCGACGACGCCCCGCCCTCCTTCGGAACCCTGCGGAGCATCCCCGTCACCCTGCACGGGCTGCTGCTGGCTCGCCTCGACATGCTGCCCGCGCGACAGAAGGCCCTGGCCCAGCTGTGCTCGGTGGTGGGGCGCTGCTTCTCCCTCTTGCTGCTGACCACGCTGACGCGGCGGAGCCCCGCCGGGCTGCGGCGGGACGTGGATGCCCTGGTGTCCGCGGGGCTGCTTCAGAGAGTGGAGGATGCGGAGCTCTGCTTCCAGTTCCGCCATGGGCTCCTCCAGGAGGCGGCCTATCAATCCCAGCTGCGCGGCACCCGTCGCCAGCACCACAGCCGGATTGCCCAGGCCCTGGTGGAGCAATTCCCTGACTGGGTGGAAGCACAGCCGGAGCTGCTCGCCCACCACTACACGGAGGCCGGCGAGTGCCAGGCGGCGGTCCAGCACTGGGCGCGGGCCGGCATTCGCGCCAGCCTGCGCTCGGCCAACCGCGAGGCGGTGAACCACCTGCAACAGGCGCTGAGGCTGCTGCGAGCCCTGCCGGACCGGGACCAGCACATCCGCGAGGAGCTGCAGCTGCTCATCGCGCTGGGAATTCCCCTCTCACAAGAGCAGGGCTACCGCTCGTCCGACGTCAAGCAGGTCTACTCCCGGGCGCGCGAGCTCTTCCATCAGGTGGGCGAATCCCTGCCGCATCTGGAGCTGTCCTACTGGGGACCCTTCGGCTACTACTTCGCGCGAGCCGAATACTCCCTGAGCCATGAGCTGGCGGAGCAGCTGGTGGACCTGGGCCAGCGCCAGGACAACCGGGAGCTGCTCGCCCTGGGTTACCGGATGATGGGCGCTGACTTCTTCACCTGGGGGCGGGTGAAGCAGGGGATGGAGTACGTGGAGCGCGCGCTGGCCTGCTCGGAATTCACCCTCGAGGAGCATCGGGCCCTGGCGGTGCGGCACTGGACGAACCCACGCGCCATGGCGCTCATCTACGCCAGTGTCATCGACTCCGTCACCGGCCAGGAGGCGCGGGCCCGGAACTTCGAGCGGGAAGCGCTGGAGCTGTCCAGGCGCATCGGGCATCCCCACACCCTGGCCTACGTGCTGACGTACGCGGGCGTGGCCCGCATGATGCGCCGGGATGCGGCAGGCACCCTGAAGCTGGCGGAAGAGAACCATGCCCTCTCGCGTGAGCACTGGTTCCGCCTCTGGCTCATGTGGTCGGGATTGCTCCTCGGCTGGGCCCGCTCCGAGCTGGGGCATCCCGAGGAAGGGCTGGTGCAGGTGCGCTGCTGGCTGGGCCAGTGGCGGAAGGCGGGCGTTCGGGCCGGGATGCCTCACAACATCGGCCTGCTGGCCGAGGTGCATCTGCGCCTGGGGCAGCCACACGAGGCCCTGTCCGCCGCACGCGAAGGACTGAAGTGGGTGGCGGCCTACCGGGAGTCCTACTTCGAGTCCGAGCTCTACCGGATTGAAGGCGAGGCCTTGCGTGCGCTGGGCCGGCTGGAAGAGGCACGCGACAGCTTCTTGCAGGGGGTGCGCGTCGCGTACGTGCAGGGCGCGCATGGTTTCGAGCAGCACTCGCTGGAAGAGCTGGACCAGCCACGGCCTGAAGCCGGCATCCAGTAG
- a CDS encoding patatin-like phospholipase family protein, protein MERHAELRADYFTEYAPVRSEIESLRTAVKNKHFSDIIGDNETQYVDLVMEGGGMLGVALLGYVHALEEVGIRFLDLAGTSAGSITALLLAAVDDKDKKKSEKLLNALAQQNLSQFMDGNWGARLFSKLLMAKRFRFLRFLFGPFAATSLRRELGIHPGEEFESWVRGILKECGMDTAEKLRERMALLPGLKRRQEAPMDSYDCECRLSLIAAEVTTRFKAEFPKHAELFFEDPEQVNPARFVRASMSVPFFFHPMRVKLPKSIAKKRAIHWEKRTGGPVPGSSDTCPGPENEYLFIDGGIMSNFPINIFHREGIPSAPTFGVRLSGRAPTSVTRLKHLAQAIFDSARHTLDDDFIFRHPDYRHLLAQVDTTGYQWLNFDMKPEELRTLFLRGVQAGATFLKNFNWSNNDGPDPKKESYRSVRMELVRLKSEPA, encoded by the coding sequence ATGGAGAGACATGCGGAATTGCGGGCCGATTACTTCACGGAATACGCCCCCGTGCGCTCCGAAATCGAGAGCCTCCGCACCGCGGTGAAGAACAAGCACTTCTCAGACATCATCGGCGACAACGAGACCCAGTACGTCGACCTGGTGATGGAGGGCGGCGGCATGCTCGGCGTTGCACTGCTGGGCTACGTGCACGCGCTGGAAGAGGTGGGCATCCGCTTCCTGGACCTCGCGGGCACGTCGGCGGGCTCCATCACCGCGTTGCTCCTGGCGGCGGTGGACGACAAGGACAAGAAGAAGAGCGAGAAACTGCTGAATGCGCTTGCCCAGCAGAACCTCAGCCAGTTCATGGACGGCAACTGGGGCGCCCGACTCTTCAGCAAGCTCCTGATGGCCAAGCGCTTCAGGTTCCTACGCTTCTTGTTCGGCCCCTTCGCGGCGACGTCCCTTCGCAGGGAGCTGGGAATCCACCCGGGTGAGGAGTTCGAATCCTGGGTCCGAGGAATCCTGAAGGAGTGCGGGATGGACACGGCGGAAAAGCTGCGCGAGCGCATGGCGCTGCTGCCAGGACTCAAGCGGCGCCAGGAGGCGCCGATGGACAGCTACGACTGCGAATGCCGCCTGTCGCTCATCGCCGCCGAGGTGACTACCCGGTTCAAGGCGGAGTTCCCGAAACACGCGGAGCTCTTCTTCGAGGACCCGGAGCAGGTCAACCCGGCCCGCTTCGTACGGGCCTCCATGTCGGTGCCGTTCTTCTTCCACCCCATGCGCGTCAAGCTGCCGAAGTCCATCGCGAAGAAGCGCGCCATCCACTGGGAGAAGAGGACTGGAGGGCCGGTGCCCGGTTCCTCGGACACGTGCCCGGGCCCGGAGAACGAATACCTGTTCATCGACGGCGGCATCATGTCCAACTTCCCCATCAACATCTTCCACCGGGAAGGCATCCCCAGTGCCCCCACCTTCGGGGTGAGGCTGAGCGGTCGGGCGCCGACCTCCGTCACCCGGCTCAAGCACCTGGCCCAGGCCATCTTCGATTCGGCGCGGCACACCCTGGATGACGACTTCATCTTCCGTCACCCGGACTACCGGCACCTGCTGGCCCAGGTAGACACGACGGGCTACCAATGGCTCAACTTCGACATGAAGCCCGAGGAGCTGCGGACGCTGTTCCTCCGGGGAGTGCAGGCGGGCGCCACGTTCTTGAAGAACTTCAACTGGAGCAACAACGACGGGCCCGACCCGAAGAAGGAGAGCTACAGGAGCGTGAGGATGGAGCTGGTCCGGTTGAAGTCCGAGCCCGCGTAG
- a CDS encoding MBL fold metallo-hydrolase: MSLSGLRLERARASQRFVDGHFRNTAPIDAGLQGNPLPLLGEYFFGGAQRTPPAPLPLLRPLEAWARRPDSGFRVTWLGHSTMLLELDGARILTDPVWGARASPLAFAGPKRFHPAPVPLESLPELDAVLVSHDHYDHLCRATITALAKRRVPFITALGVGAHLEAYGVAPELITELDWWEEARVGPVGFTATPSQHFSGRGLGDRNETLWASWVLTTDRRRVFFSGDTGLTPEFEEIGRRHGPFDLVMLEVGAFHPSWGGIHLGPENALKAHAMLGGGPLMPVHWGTFNLALHAWDEPAETLVRLAAEQRVRLFTPRLGSAVEPAHVETVTPWWREVGAVELAMRPVTGG; the protein is encoded by the coding sequence ATGTCTCTCTCTGGACTTCGACTCGAGCGGGCGCGCGCCTCCCAGCGGTTCGTGGACGGGCACTTCCGCAACACCGCGCCCATCGACGCGGGCCTCCAGGGCAACCCGCTGCCGTTGCTCGGCGAGTACTTTTTCGGGGGTGCGCAGCGGACGCCGCCCGCGCCTCTGCCGCTCTTGAGACCGCTGGAGGCGTGGGCGCGCCGGCCGGACAGCGGCTTCCGGGTGACGTGGCTGGGCCACAGCACGATGCTGCTGGAGCTGGACGGCGCGCGCATCCTGACCGACCCCGTCTGGGGCGCGCGCGCCTCGCCCCTGGCCTTCGCCGGGCCGAAGCGGTTCCACCCGGCGCCCGTGCCGCTGGAGTCCCTGCCGGAGCTGGACGCGGTGCTCGTGTCGCACGACCACTACGACCACCTGTGCCGCGCCACCATCACCGCGCTGGCGAAGCGGCGTGTGCCGTTCATCACCGCCCTGGGCGTCGGCGCACACCTGGAGGCGTACGGTGTGGCGCCGGAGCTCATCACCGAGCTGGACTGGTGGGAGGAGGCCCGCGTGGGCCCGGTGGGCTTCACCGCCACGCCGTCGCAGCACTTCTCCGGGCGCGGCCTGGGGGACCGCAACGAGACGCTCTGGGCGTCCTGGGTGCTGACGACGGACCGGCGCCGCGTCTTCTTCAGCGGCGACACCGGGCTGACGCCGGAGTTCGAGGAGATTGGCCGCCGGCACGGGCCGTTCGACCTGGTGATGCTGGAGGTGGGCGCGTTCCACCCGAGCTGGGGTGGCATCCACCTGGGGCCGGAGAACGCGCTCAAGGCCCACGCGATGCTCGGCGGCGGTCCGCTGATGCCCGTGCACTGGGGCACCTTCAACCTGGCGCTCCACGCGTGGGACGAGCCGGCGGAGACGCTGGTGCGCCTCGCCGCGGAACAGCGGGTGCGCCTCTTCACTCCGCGCCTCGGCTCCGCCGTCGAGCCCGCGCACGTGGAGACGGTGACGCCCTGGTGGCGCGAGGTGGGCGCGGTGGAGCTGGCAATGAGGCCCGTGACGGGCGGGTAG
- a CDS encoding carbonic anhydrase has translation MSDENAFVSRVPYEHTHPTVLAIYCSDGRFTDAVEDLAQHLGHERIDTLTIPGGPALLNRWVADYLESDVITRAARFLIEGHHITEVLLLAHAGCGYYQTRHGALGPEFVAEQQLTDLRHAAEELQKAHPRMAVRLFFTRPHGERIHFEPVSLKP, from the coding sequence ATGTCCGACGAAAATGCCTTCGTTTCCCGCGTCCCCTACGAGCACACGCACCCGACAGTGCTCGCCATCTACTGCTCGGACGGGCGGTTCACGGATGCCGTCGAGGACCTCGCGCAGCACCTCGGGCACGAGCGCATCGACACGCTGACGATTCCCGGCGGCCCCGCGCTGCTCAACCGCTGGGTGGCGGACTACCTGGAGAGCGACGTCATCACCCGCGCCGCGCGCTTCCTCATCGAGGGGCACCACATCACCGAGGTGCTGCTGCTGGCGCACGCGGGCTGCGGGTACTACCAGACGCGGCATGGCGCCCTGGGCCCGGAGTTCGTCGCGGAGCAGCAGCTCACGGACCTGCGCCACGCCGCGGAGGAGCTCCAGAAGGCGCACCCCCGCATGGCCGTGCGACTCTTCTTCACCCGCCCCCACGGCGAGCGCATCCACTTCGAGCCCGTGTCCCTCAAGCCCTGA